The Scophthalmus maximus strain ysfricsl-2021 chromosome 7, ASM2237912v1, whole genome shotgun sequence genome includes a window with the following:
- the slc25a22a gene encoding mitochondrial glutamate carrier 1, giving the protein MADKQISLPAKLINGGIAGLIGVTCVFPIDLAKTRLQNQQNGSRLYTSMSDCLIKTIRSEGYFGMYRGAAVNLTLVTPEKAIKLAANDFFRHHLSKDGKLTLIKEMLAGCGAGTCQVIVTTPMEMLKIQLQDAGRIAAQRKLMPETVAAGTVETKSQTAMQLTRELLREKGIAGLYKGLGATVLRDVPFSMIYFPLFANLNNLGKRGADGPAPFYVSFISGCLAGSTAAVAVNPIDVIKTRLQSLNRGSTEDTYSGVTDCIRKIMRNEGPSAFLKGAYCRALVIAPLFGIAQVVYFLGVGEFILSFLPKKDN; this is encoded by the exons ATGGCTGACAAGCAGATCAG TTTGCCTGCCAAATTGATCAATGGGGGGATCGCTGGCCTGATTGGAGTGACCTGTGTGTTTCCCATTGACCTGGCCAAGACTCGCTTGCAAAACCAGCAAAATGGATCTCGTCTTTACACCAGCAT GTCAGATTGCCTTATTAAGACCATCCGGTCAGAGGGGTATTTTGGGATGTACAGAG GAGCCGCGGTGAACTTAACACTAGTCACGCCAGAGAAAGCCATTAAATTGGCTGCCAACGACTTCTTCAGGCATCACCTCTCCAAGGACGG aaaacTCACTCTAATCAAAGAGATGCTGGCGGGGTGTGGGGCAGGTACAtgccag GTTATTGTCACGACTCCTATGGAGATGTTGAAAATCCAGCTTCAAGATGCTGGACGAATCG CGGCTCAGAGGAAGCTGATGCCGGAGACGGTGGCAGCAGGAACTGTGGAGACCAAGTCCCAGACAGCCATGCAACTCACAAGGGAATTACTGAGGGAAAAGGGCATCGCTGGGCTGTATAAAGGTCTTGGTGCCACTGTGCTCAG GGATGTTCCTTTCTCCATGATCTATTTCCCCCTTTTCGCCAATCTGAATAACCTGGGAAAAAGAGGTGCCGATGGACCTGCTCCTTTCTATGTGTCATTTATATCAGGCTGCCTCGCCGGGAGCACAGCGGCAGTTGCCGTCAACCCTATTGATG tgatAAAGACTCGGCTGCAGTCCCTGAACAGAGGAAGCACAGAAGACACGTACAGTGGAGTGACAGACTGCATCAG GAAAATCATGCGTAATGAGGGTCCATCAGCCTTCCTGAAGGGAGCCTACTGTCGAGCCTTGGTCATTGCACCTCTGTTTGGCATCGCTCAGGTGGTCTACTTCCTGGGTGTGGGTGAATTTATACTCAGCTTCTTGCCTAAAAAAGACAACTAA